GGGTACCTGTTCGGGCGTCCGGTCGCCTACCGTGCCGGCGGACCCGTGACGATGTCGGGATGAACCGTGCTACACCCCGCCGCGGCGCAGCATCCGGCCGTGTGGGTTCGTGAAGTCGATCTTCTTGCCGCGCAGCCAGGTGCTCGTGACGACCCCGGCGAGTGCCCGCCCGTCATAGGGGCTGACCGGATTCTTGTGGTGCAGCTTGTGGACGTCGACAACCTGCGCGGAGTCCGGTTCGAAAATGGCGAAGTCGGCGTCGTAACCGAGTGCGATCTTGCCCTTGGTGTTCAGTCCCGCCAATGCGGCGGGTTTGGCGGCCATCCAGTCCAGGACCTGGGTCAGCTCGATACCGCGGCGCTTGGCCTCGGTCCAGATGAGCGACAGGCCGAGCTGCAGTGAGGCGACCCCGCCCCACGCGATACCGAAGTCGCCGTTCTCGACATCCTTCAGATCGATCGTCGACGGCGAATGGTCGGAGACGATGCAGTCGATCGTGCCGTCGAGCAGCCCCTGCCACAGCAGTTCCCTATTCGACGCCTCGCGGATCGGTGGGCAGCACTTGAAGGCCGTCGCGCCGTTCGGGATCTCCTCGGCCAGCAGTGTCAGATAGTGAGGGCAGGTCTCCACCGTGATCTTGACGCCGTCCCGCTTCGCTGTCGCGAGCATCGGCAGCGCGTCGGAGGAGGACAGATGCAGGATATGGGCGCGCACACCGGTCCAGCGGGCGCGTTCGATCACCTCGGCGATCGCGACGTTCTCGGCGCCACGGGGACGGGAGGCGAGGAACCTTTCGTACTTGTTGCCCTCGGCAGACGGGGCGCGATCGATGGCGCGGGAGTCTTCGGCGTGCACGATCATCATGGAGTCGAAACCGGCCAGCACGGCCATGTCCTTTTCCATCTCATCGGCGTCGAGGTGGGGGAACTCATCGACACCCGAGTGCAGCAGGAAGCATTTGAAGCCGAAGACACCGTCGTCGTGCAGACCCCGCAGGTCGTCGGTGTTACCGGGGATGGCGCCACCCCAGAATCCGACGTCGATGTGGGTCTTTCCGGAAGCCGCCGCCCGCTTGGCGTTGAGCGCCTCTACATTGACCGTCGGCGGAATCGAGTTCAGCGGCATATCGATCAAGGTGGTCACGCCACCGGCCGCGGCGGCGCGGGTCGCGGAGTCGAAGCCCTCCCACTCGGTGCGACCCGGCTCGTTGACGTGCACGTGGGTATCGACCAAGCCGGGGATCATCACCTGCTCGTCGGTCAGTTCGATGATCTCGGTGGCGGTGAGGCCGCTGCCCAGCGGTTCGATCGCGACGATACGGCCGTCGCGGATACCGATCTCGCGCGCCACGATGCCCGCGGTCGTCAAGGTGCGTTCACCACGGACCACCAGGTCGTATTCGGGCCGATCCGACGGTGGGGGCGTGTCGTCAGCGATCGAAGTCATCGGCAGCTCTCCATAGCGAGGAACATACGTCCTCGATCAAATTCCTCATTGTGGAAGTAAGGCTCCATCGTAGTGCGAGGTTAGATGTGAGCGCCGACACAGTCAATTGCGACCGAAGGCTTGACACACGGTGTCCACATACGCGTTACTTATGAAATCTGTGGAATCTTTTTTCCGCACAGTGGAATTCTGGCGGCGACGTCCCAGGCGTCGGCGCTCCTACCGTGACAGGCGTATCCCATGAGCACAGAGTCCACCGGCCTCCTCGGCGGCTCCGATCGCAATGATGCGGCAGCACTCGCCGATGTGAGTCCGCAGCTGTACAACGCCGATCTCGCACCCACCAAACGTGCCGGCCGACGCTGGGGTGCGTACAACATCTTCACCCTGTGGGCCAACGACGTGCACAGTCTGGGCAACTACTCGTTCGCCATCGGGCTGTTCGCCCTCGGCCTGGGCGGGTGGCAGATCCTGCTGGCGCTCGGCCTCGGCGGGATGTTCCTGTTCCTGCTTCTCAATCTGTCCGGGTTCATGGGGGAGAAGACCGGCGTCCCGTTCCCGGTGATGAGCCGCATCGCCTTCGGTATCCGGGGCGCGCAGATCCCCGCCTTGATCCGCGGTGCGGTGGCGATCGCCTGGTTCGGCATCCAGACCTATTTGGCCTCGGTGGTGTTGCGCATCATGATCATCGCGCTCGCGCCGTCGGCGGCGACTTTGGACTCGAACAGCTTCCTGGGACTGTCGACGCTGGGCTGGATCTCGTTCGTCTCGCTGTGGGTGATCCAGGTGATCATCGTCAGCTACGGCATGGAAATGATCCGCAAGTACGAGGCGTTCGCCGGCCCGGTCATCCTGTTCACCATGATTGCGCTGGCGATCTGGATGGTCAGTAACGCCGACTGGAGCATTGCGTGGTCGACGCCCGATTCGCTGACCGGCGTCGACATGTGGCTGAAGATCATCGGCGGCGCGAGCCTGTGGGTCGCGATCTACGGCACGTTCGTGCTCAACTTCTGCGACTTCACCCGTAACGCGACATCAAAAGGCGCCATCGTGCGCGGCAACTTCTGGGGCATCCCGTTGAACATGCTGGTGTTCGGCGGCATCGTGATCACGCTTGCCGGTGCACAGTTCCGCATCGACGGACGCATCATCGAAGCGCCGGCCGATATCGTCCAGGAGGTGCCGAACACGCTGCTGCTGGTGCTCGCGGCACTCGCGTTGCTGATCCTCACCATCGCTGTCAACCTCATGGCGAACTTCGTCGCCCCGATCTATGCGCTGAACAACCTTTTCCCCGAGCACCTCAACTTCCGCCGTGCGGCGTTCATCTCGGCGGTCATCGGCCTGGTGATCCTGCCGTGGAACCTGTACAACTCGCCTGCGGTCATCAACTACTTCCTTGGCGGTCTCGGCGCCATCCTCGGGCCCCTGTTCGGCATCATCATGGTCGACTACTGGCTGGTGCGGCGATCGAAGATCAACGTGCTGGCCCTGTTCACCGTCGACGCGGCCGGGGAGTATCACTACGCGAAGGGCGTGAACATGCGTGCCGTCGCCGCCCTTGCCATCACAGCGGTCGCTGCACTGCTGATGGCCTTCGTCCCGGCGTTCAAGATCGTCTCGGAGTTCTCCTGGTTCATCGGGGCCGGACTCGGCGCGATCGTCTACTGGATGCTCGCGGACCGTCGGGGCCCCTTCAACGATGTGTCCGGAGAGCCCATCGCCGTGACCAGCACGCACCACTAGGGACCTCATGAGAATTCTGGTAGCCAACGTCAACACGACCGTTTCGATGACCGAGGCGATCGCGGTGTCCGCGCGCGGTGTCGCCTCGCCGGGCACGGAGATCATCGGCATCACACCGCGTTTCGGCGCCGACTCGTGCGAGGGAAACTTCGAGAGCTATCTCGCCGCCATCGCCGTGATGGACGCGATCACTTCGTATGCTGATCCGTTCGACGCGGTGATCCAGGCAGGCTACGGCGAGCACGGCCGCGAGGGCTTGCAGGAGTTGCTCGACGTGCCGGTCGTCGACATCACCGAGGCGGCGGCGTCGACGGCGATGTATCTGGGCCACAAGTACTCGGTGGTCACCTCACTCGACCGCACGGTGCCGCTGATCGAAGACCGCCTGAAGCTGGCCGGCCTGGACGCCCGATGTGCTTCGGTGCGAGCATCGGGCCTCGGTGTGCTGGAACTGGAATCCGATCCCGAGCGTGCCGTGCAGGCGATCGTTTCGCAGGCGCGTGAGGCCGTCGAGAAGGATCACGCCGAGGTGATCTGCCTCGGGTGCGGCGGTATGGCCGAATTGGAGGCGAAGGTCTCGGCCGCCACCGGTGTGCCGATCGTCGATGGCGTCCGCTCGGCGGTGACCATCGCCGAAGGGCTTGTCCGGATGGGACTGTCCACCTCGAAGGTGCGTACCTATGCCACTCCGCGGCAGAAGAAGGTCACGGGCTGGCCATTCCAGTTGTAGGCCAAGAACTCTCAGACGACACCGGGCACCCATCGGGTGCCCGGTGTCGTTTCGTCAGAGCATGATCTGGCGGTTGACGTCCTTGTACAACAGGTAGCGGAAATTCGATGGACCACCGGCGTAGCACGCCTGCGGGCAGAAGGCGCGCAGCGAGAGGAAGTCGCCTTCCTGAACTTCCACCCAGTCTCCGTTGAGGTGGTAGACGGCCTTGCCTTCGAGCATCAGCAGCCCGTGCTCCATCACATGGGTCTCGGCGAAGGGAATGCTCGCGCCCGGCTCGAACGTCACGATGTTGACATGCATGTCGTAGGCCAGATCCTGCGGATCGAGCATGCGGGTCGTACGCCATTTCCCATCGGTTCCCGGCATCGCCGACGGTTCGATATCCCGCTCGTTGCCGAACTTCACCGACGGCGAGTGGCCCTGGATCACCTCGTAGCGCTTGCGAATCCACACGAACGTCGCATCGGCATCACCGGCGTTGTGCGCCGACCACTCGGTGCCGGCCGGCAGGTAGGCGAAGCCGCCCTCCGACAGTGTCTGCGACTGCCCCGCCGCGTCGACCGTCAGTGCCCCCGAGGTGACGAACAGAAAGCTCTGGACCTCCGGTTGAGGTTCTGGCCGCTGTGCGCCACCGCCCGGCTTCACCTCGACGATCGCCTGGAAGTACGTCGTCGCACCACCGGCCACGGGTCGATTGATGATCCACGCGCGGGTGTCCGTCCACTCCGGGAACACCGAGGTGACGATGTCGGAGAGAACCCCGCGGGGGATGACGGTGTACGCCTCGGTGACGATGGCCCGATCGGTCAACAGGTCGGTCTGCGGCGGCAGTCCGCCACGGGGCGTGTAGTAGGACGCTGCGGTCACGGGTTGGGTCACGGGGTGCTCCTGATTGTGCGGCCGAGCGCGATATCACGCACGGTGGACGTGGAAAGGTCGGTGGCGGTTTCGATCTCGTCGCCGGTGAGCGCGCCGCATACGCTGCCGCGGTGGATCACACTCGCCAGTGCCCGAGCGGTGGCCGGCTCGTCCATGACCGTGGAGTCGAGTCGGTGTACGTAGTTGCGCAGGCGCGTCGCAGCGGGGGTGAAGGCGCGGCGGTAGAACGCGTAGGTCGAGAGGTATCGGGTGACGAGTTGGGCGGGGTGCATGTCCCAGCCCTGATAGATCCCCCGTTCGAGATGCCGGCGGACCAGGCGTGCGTGCAGGGTCCACGCCATCGCGATGTTGTCGGGGTCGCCGACGGGCAGGATGTTGGTGGAGCCGTCGGACATGTGGACACCGGTTCCGGCGACGGCGAGTTGCATGACGTTCTTGGCATGGTCGGCAGCCGGATGCTCCATCGACTGATAGGCGGCGGCGATGCCGAGGGACGCCGAGTAGTCATAGGTGCCGTAGTGCAACGAGCTGACGCGCCCCTGTCCTGCGTGGATGAATTGGGCGACCGGGGCGCGACCGTCGGCGCCGAGGATGGCCTGCGGCGTTTCGACCTGTACTTCGAAGCGGATGCGGCCCGCGGGAAGTCCGTTGGCCGCCTCGAGGGCGCGCGCCACCGCAACCATCGCCTCGACCTGATCGACCGAGGTCACCTTGGGCAGGGTGAGGGCCAAACCGTCGGGCAGTCTGCCGGATTCGACGAGCCCGCTGACGAACATGTCGAGCGTCCGCAATCCGCGGGCCCGGTTGCCTGCTTCGAGGCACTTGAAGCGGATACCGACGAACGGCGTCGAGCTGCCTGCATCGATCGCGCTGCGCAGTGCCGTCAGTGCCCGTTCGACATCGGCATCCTCGGTGGCGTCGTCGAACGTGCCGTAGCCGTCCTCGAAGTCGATGCGAAGGTCCTCGATCGGTTCGGTGCGCAGCTTGTGGTCCACCAGCGCGGCCAGCGTGTCGGGCGCACAGTCGGTTCCTTCGTCGGCTCCGACGAGTGCCGCCACCGCGTCGAGTCCGCCGGCCGAGCCGGCCGCGGCCAGGGCAGCGGTGCCCCAATCGGTGGGCGTCGTGGCTGCGTACCGATTGGCCGGGACATAGACGGTGTGCACCGGCTGCCGACGGCCGTCGTCACCGGGATAGCGGGCGGCCAGATGCGCGTCGGCGGCCGCCAGCCGATGGTCGACGTCGGCCAGCACCGCATCGTCGAGGCGTC
The sequence above is drawn from the Mycolicibacterium neoaurum VKM Ac-1815D genome and encodes:
- the allB gene encoding allantoinase AllB; amino-acid sequence: MTSIADDTPPPSDRPEYDLVVRGERTLTTAGIVAREIGIRDGRIVAIEPLGSGLTATEIIELTDEQVMIPGLVDTHVHVNEPGRTEWEGFDSATRAAAAGGVTTLIDMPLNSIPPTVNVEALNAKRAAASGKTHIDVGFWGGAIPGNTDDLRGLHDDGVFGFKCFLLHSGVDEFPHLDADEMEKDMAVLAGFDSMMIVHAEDSRAIDRAPSAEGNKYERFLASRPRGAENVAIAEVIERARWTGVRAHILHLSSSDALPMLATAKRDGVKITVETCPHYLTLLAEEIPNGATAFKCCPPIREASNRELLWQGLLDGTIDCIVSDHSPSTIDLKDVENGDFGIAWGGVASLQLGLSLIWTEAKRRGIELTQVLDWMAAKPAALAGLNTKGKIALGYDADFAIFEPDSAQVVDVHKLHHKNPVSPYDGRALAGVVTSTWLRGKKIDFTNPHGRMLRRGGV
- a CDS encoding NCS1 family nucleobase:cation symporter-1; translated protein: MSTESTGLLGGSDRNDAAALADVSPQLYNADLAPTKRAGRRWGAYNIFTLWANDVHSLGNYSFAIGLFALGLGGWQILLALGLGGMFLFLLLNLSGFMGEKTGVPFPVMSRIAFGIRGAQIPALIRGAVAIAWFGIQTYLASVVLRIMIIALAPSAATLDSNSFLGLSTLGWISFVSLWVIQVIIVSYGMEMIRKYEAFAGPVILFTMIALAIWMVSNADWSIAWSTPDSLTGVDMWLKIIGGASLWVAIYGTFVLNFCDFTRNATSKGAIVRGNFWGIPLNMLVFGGIVITLAGAQFRIDGRIIEAPADIVQEVPNTLLLVLAALALLILTIAVNLMANFVAPIYALNNLFPEHLNFRRAAFISAVIGLVILPWNLYNSPAVINYFLGGLGAILGPLFGIIMVDYWLVRRSKINVLALFTVDAAGEYHYAKGVNMRAVAALAITAVAALLMAFVPAFKIVSEFSWFIGAGLGAIVYWMLADRRGPFNDVSGEPIAVTSTHH
- a CDS encoding aspartate/glutamate racemase family protein; its protein translation is MRILVANVNTTVSMTEAIAVSARGVASPGTEIIGITPRFGADSCEGNFESYLAAIAVMDAITSYADPFDAVIQAGYGEHGREGLQELLDVPVVDITEAAASTAMYLGHKYSVVTSLDRTVPLIEDRLKLAGLDARCASVRASGLGVLELESDPERAVQAIVSQAREAVEKDHAEVICLGCGGMAELEAKVSAATGVPIVDGVRSAVTIAEGLVRMGLSTSKVRTYATPRQKKVTGWPFQL
- a CDS encoding bifunctional allantoicase/(S)-ureidoglycine aminohydrolase codes for the protein MTAASYYTPRGGLPPQTDLLTDRAIVTEAYTVIPRGVLSDIVTSVFPEWTDTRAWIINRPVAGGATTYFQAIVEVKPGGGAQRPEPQPEVQSFLFVTSGALTVDAAGQSQTLSEGGFAYLPAGTEWSAHNAGDADATFVWIRKRYEVIQGHSPSVKFGNERDIEPSAMPGTDGKWRTTRMLDPQDLAYDMHVNIVTFEPGASIPFAETHVMEHGLLMLEGKAVYHLNGDWVEVQEGDFLSLRAFCPQACYAGGPSNFRYLLYKDVNRQIML
- a CDS encoding DUF6986 family protein, with amino-acid sequence MTRRLDDAVLADVDHRLAAADAHLAARYPGDDGRRQPVHTVYVPANRYAATTPTDWGTAALAAAGSAGGLDAVAALVGADEGTDCAPDTLAALVDHKLRTEPIEDLRIDFEDGYGTFDDATEDADVERALTALRSAIDAGSSTPFVGIRFKCLEAGNRARGLRTLDMFVSGLVESGRLPDGLALTLPKVTSVDQVEAMVAVARALEAANGLPAGRIRFEVQVETPQAILGADGRAPVAQFIHAGQGRVSSLHYGTYDYSASLGIAAAYQSMEHPAADHAKNVMQLAVAGTGVHMSDGSTNILPVGDPDNIAMAWTLHARLVRRHLERGIYQGWDMHPAQLVTRYLSTYAFYRRAFTPAATRLRNYVHRLDSTVMDEPATARALASVIHRGSVCGALTGDEIETATDLSTSTVRDIALGRTIRSTP